In Dyadobacter sp. NIV53, a single window of DNA contains:
- a CDS encoding RHS repeat domain-containing protein yields MTPFWAFDTWITNVRMVLKEDGTVLQETEYYAFGLPILKTGNDAANKYLYNGKEKQPETGWLDYGARTYMPEIGRWGVVDPMAEKYFGDSPYNYVHNTPFNAVDPDGRLVIFINGQKLYTEGLRAYWGRFDINVKQHFNDKNAQYYDGSSR; encoded by the coding sequence ATGACGCCATTTTGGGCTTTTGATACCTGGATAACTAATGTTCGTATGGTATTGAAAGAGGATGGAACAGTTCTACAGGAAACAGAATATTATGCTTTTGGCTTGCCGATATTGAAAACGGGTAATGATGCTGCTAATAAGTATCTTTATAATGGTAAAGAAAAGCAGCCAGAAACGGGGTGGCTGGATTATGGGGCAAGGACATATATGCCGGAAATCGGGAGATGGGGAGTGGTGGATCCAATGGCAGAGAAATACTTTGGAGACTCTCCTTATAACTATGTTCATAATACACCTTTTAATGCAGTAGACCCAGATGGACGTCTAGTAATTTTCATAAATGGACAGAAATTATATACTGAAGGACTTCGGGCTTATTGGGGTAGATTTGATATTAATGTTAAGCAACATTTCAATGATAAAAATGCTCAATATTACGATGGATCTAGTAGGTGA
- a CDS encoding glycoside hydrolase family 28 protein, whose amino-acid sequence MTRFSLLFLYLFCVSLAAFSQVNKSANFPDGTKIPGWFSDSSKISLEALGKQFMITKHGATTDSTVVQTAVIQKVIDLAHQQGGGVIVIPKGTFLSGALFFKPKTHLYISEGAVLKGSDKITDYPIMPSRMEGQSLDYFPALVNAYGVNGFTISGKGTIDGNGLNYWKAFWQRRKENPNCTNLEVSRPRLVFIWKSNDVQVQDVRLQNSGFWTSHYYQCNNIKILNVRITAPHEPVKAPSTDAIDLDVCNNVLIKGCYLAVNDDAIALKGGKGPYADTEQGNGANTNVIIEDCDFGFCHAALTCGSEAIHNKNIVMRNCHITNAMRVLWLKMRPDTPQKYEFVSVENIDGYAYSLIYVKPWKQFFDLKGRKDVPLSYCDNISLKNINLKCEVFFDVEPGEFDKLSRFSFENLNITTKNATYNKSVVQDFKLMNVKVNGKMIE is encoded by the coding sequence ATGACAAGATTTAGCCTGCTCTTTTTATATCTCTTTTGTGTTTCTTTAGCCGCATTTTCGCAGGTTAACAAATCTGCCAATTTTCCTGACGGAACCAAAATACCCGGCTGGTTTTCGGATAGTTCAAAGATCAGTTTAGAGGCTTTGGGTAAACAGTTTATGATTACAAAACATGGAGCCACAACGGATAGTACAGTTGTGCAAACAGCCGTAATTCAAAAAGTAATTGACCTTGCCCATCAGCAGGGCGGTGGTGTAATAGTAATTCCAAAAGGTACTTTTCTGAGTGGTGCCTTATTTTTTAAGCCCAAAACCCATTTGTACATTTCGGAAGGTGCTGTGCTGAAAGGTTCAGATAAAATAACAGATTACCCCATTATGCCGTCGAGAATGGAAGGGCAAAGTCTGGACTATTTTCCTGCACTGGTGAATGCGTATGGCGTAAACGGTTTTACGATTTCTGGCAAAGGCACCATTGATGGCAACGGCTTAAATTACTGGAAAGCATTTTGGCAAAGAAGAAAAGAAAATCCTAATTGTACCAACCTGGAAGTGTCCCGCCCCCGCCTGGTTTTTATTTGGAAAAGTAACGATGTACAGGTTCAGGATGTCCGGCTTCAAAATTCTGGCTTTTGGACGAGCCACTATTACCAATGCAATAACATCAAGATCCTGAACGTGCGAATAACAGCACCGCATGAACCGGTTAAGGCACCAAGTACCGATGCAATAGATCTGGATGTATGTAATAATGTACTGATTAAAGGCTGTTACCTCGCTGTGAATGACGACGCCATTGCATTAAAAGGTGGAAAAGGGCCCTATGCTGATACTGAGCAAGGTAATGGAGCTAACACAAATGTGATCATTGAAGACTGTGACTTTGGTTTTTGCCATGCAGCGCTTACCTGTGGAAGTGAGGCGATTCACAACAAAAATATTGTGATGCGGAACTGCCATATTACGAATGCTATGCGCGTGCTTTGGCTGAAAATGCGGCCGGATACGCCACAAAAATATGAGTTTGTCAGTGTTGAAAATATTGATGGTTATGCTTATAGTCTGATCTACGTGAAGCCCTGGAAACAATTTTTCGATCTGAAAGGCAGGAAAGACGTTCCCCTATCCTATTGTGACAACATCAGCTTAAAAAACATCAACCTGAAATGCGAAGTTTTCTTTGATGTAGAACCAGGCGAATTTGATAAATTATCCAGGTTCAGTTTCGAAAACCTGAATATTACCACCAAAAATGCCACTTACAACAAATCAGTTGTTCAGGATTTTAAGCTGATGAATGTGAAGGTGAACGGGAAGATGATTGAATGA
- a CDS encoding ABC transporter permease: protein MLQNYLKIAWRNLAKNSVFSAINIVGLSVGMTTAVLISLWVWDELSYDKYHQNYERIARVMQHQTSNGTTNTSIATPLPLRAALQTEYASDFKYIALSSWTEDHILTYGSNNFTKTGNCVEPDFPLMMSLKMIKGSAKGLDNPTSVLLSASISEALFGNADPLNKLVKVDNKHYFKVTGVYEDLPFTTEFRNVSFLLPWKFFVEEEAWVKRSETNWGNNSFLLLVQIASQASFEQVTAKIEGIKARHAKEEARFNPKVFLHPMSRWHLYSEWENGMPVRGRIQFVWLFGIIGGFVLLLACINFMNLSTARSGKRAKEVGIRKAVGSLRGQLIAQFLSESVLMAIIAFVLALLLVLLLLPWFNQIADKKIIFPWNNRQSWIFGLGFTLLTGLLAGSYPALYLSGFRPVQVLKGTVSSLRFRFGQLVALPRQVLVIIQFTVSVTLIIGTLIVLRQIQYAKNRPVGFDRSGLLSISMNTSDLRGHYQAIQHDLLQTGAALNMAESSSPTSEVWSSDASFDWQGKDPDQQGDFGTVGVTHEYGKTVGWEFKLGRDFSRSFSTDTLGLVLNESAVKFMGVKEPVGKNIKWNGDQYTIIGVIKDVVMGSPFMPIQPTIFLLREDWAYFIHVRLNPVISTSKALAALEPVFKKYNPGSPFEYKFASEEYNRKFQAEERIGQLATVFATLAIFISCLGLFGLASFFAEQRRKEIGIRKVLGASVANLWQMLSRDFVVLVIIACLLAVPISYYMMNDWLNHYTYRITFSWWIIAVAISGALAITLLTVSFQAMKAALINPVKSLRNE from the coding sequence ATGCTACAAAACTACCTCAAAATTGCCTGGCGCAACCTTGCCAAAAACAGTGTATTTTCAGCAATTAATATCGTCGGTTTATCTGTCGGGATGACTACGGCGGTACTGATCAGCCTGTGGGTTTGGGATGAGTTGTCCTACGATAAGTATCACCAAAATTATGAACGCATTGCGCGGGTAATGCAACACCAGACTTCCAACGGAACTACTAACACCAGTATTGCTACACCGCTTCCCCTGCGTGCAGCTTTGCAGACTGAATATGCCAGCGACTTTAAATATATCGCTTTGTCGTCATGGACAGAAGATCATATTTTAACTTACGGCTCAAACAATTTTACCAAAACGGGTAACTGTGTAGAACCGGATTTCCCGCTGATGATGTCTTTAAAGATGATAAAAGGATCAGCCAAAGGACTGGATAATCCGACTTCTGTCCTGTTGTCCGCATCTATATCGGAAGCCTTATTTGGCAATGCAGACCCTCTTAATAAACTTGTCAAGGTTGATAACAAACATTATTTTAAAGTAACTGGTGTATATGAAGACCTGCCCTTTACTACTGAGTTTCGCAATGTGTCCTTTTTACTCCCATGGAAGTTTTTCGTGGAGGAAGAAGCATGGGTGAAACGCTCAGAAACCAACTGGGGAAATAACTCCTTTTTGCTATTGGTACAAATAGCATCCCAAGCCAGTTTTGAGCAGGTTACAGCCAAAATTGAGGGTATCAAAGCCCGTCATGCGAAAGAAGAAGCCAGATTTAACCCGAAAGTCTTTTTGCATCCGATGAGCCGTTGGCATCTTTATTCCGAATGGGAGAATGGCATGCCTGTTCGGGGGCGCATACAGTTTGTGTGGCTATTCGGAATCATTGGCGGATTTGTGCTTTTGCTTGCATGTATCAACTTCATGAATTTGTCAACCGCCCGGTCCGGGAAACGTGCTAAGGAGGTCGGTATCCGCAAGGCTGTCGGTTCGTTACGCGGCCAGTTAATTGCCCAGTTCCTCAGCGAATCGGTGCTTATGGCAATTATTGCCTTTGTTCTTGCCCTTTTGCTCGTACTTCTTCTTTTGCCCTGGTTTAACCAAATAGCGGATAAGAAAATAATCTTTCCATGGAATAACCGGCAAAGCTGGATATTTGGGCTTGGTTTTACCTTGCTTACCGGCTTACTGGCAGGCAGTTATCCGGCATTGTATTTGTCGGGTTTCCGGCCGGTTCAGGTACTTAAAGGTACGGTTTCATCGCTGCGGTTTCGTTTCGGGCAGTTGGTTGCTTTACCGCGACAGGTGCTTGTCATTATTCAGTTCACGGTATCGGTCACACTGATTATTGGTACACTCATCGTTCTTCGCCAGATTCAGTATGCCAAAAACCGGCCTGTTGGTTTTGACCGGTCTGGGTTACTTTCCATCAGTATGAACACTTCGGATCTCCGGGGCCATTACCAGGCGATTCAACATGATCTGCTTCAAACGGGTGCTGCACTTAATATGGCCGAATCGTCCAGCCCTACCTCGGAAGTATGGAGCAGTGATGCCAGTTTCGACTGGCAGGGCAAAGATCCTGACCAACAGGGCGACTTCGGTACAGTCGGTGTTACACATGAGTACGGCAAAACCGTTGGCTGGGAATTCAAACTGGGCCGTGATTTTTCGCGCAGCTTTTCAACCGATACCCTAGGCCTTGTTCTCAACGAAAGCGCTGTTAAATTTATGGGCGTAAAAGAGCCTGTCGGAAAGAACATTAAGTGGAATGGCGATCAGTATACAATTATCGGGGTTATTAAAGATGTTGTGATGGGATCTCCTTTTATGCCGATCCAGCCAACAATTTTTCTGCTCAGAGAGGATTGGGCCTATTTTATCCACGTCAGGCTCAACCCTGTAATAAGCACATCAAAGGCATTGGCTGCGCTTGAACCTGTTTTTAAAAAATATAATCCCGGCAGTCCTTTTGAATACAAATTTGCCAGTGAGGAATATAACCGGAAGTTCCAGGCCGAAGAGCGGATCGGGCAACTTGCTACTGTTTTTGCAACCCTGGCAATTTTTATCAGTTGTTTGGGCCTGTTCGGTCTGGCTTCTTTTTTTGCCGAACAACGCCGGAAGGAGATCGGAATCCGCAAAGTACTTGGTGCTTCGGTAGCCAACCTCTGGCAGATGCTCTCCAGAGATTTTGTGGTGCTGGTCATTATAGCCTGTTTGCTGGCAGTGCCAATTTCCTATTATATGATGAATGACTGGTTGAACCATTACACTTACCGGATCACCTTTTCGTGGTGGATTATTGCGGTAGCCATATCGGGTGCACTGGCAATTACCCTGCTTACTGTCAGTTTTCAGGCGATGAAAGCCGCGTTAATTAATCCGGTCAAAAGTTTAAGAAATGAATAG
- a CDS encoding aldo/keto reductase: MKNNTKIQLGLNGPLVSKLGLGCMRMSSIWGGPTPDEAESIATIREALDRGINFLNTGDFYGAGHNEMLVGKSIKGRRDDAFISVKFGAIFHNGQWLGMDLRPIAIKNFINFSLTRLGIETIDLYQPSRMDNSVPVEDIIGTVADLVKEGKVRHIGVSEITAEQLRKANSIHPISALEIGYSLAERQIENELLPTAKELGIATVAFANTAEGLLTGDMKAPLPENDYRNHFSRFKGENLINNLEKVEVLKQLASNKGYTPTQIAIAWVKEQGEHIMPLVSMSRRSRLPENIAAMDIEFTQEEMTTLNTTFAIGAILGGTYLQR, from the coding sequence ATGAAAAACAACACAAAAATTCAGTTGGGTCTAAACGGCCCGTTAGTGTCTAAACTTGGTTTAGGCTGTATGCGTATGTCGTCAATCTGGGGCGGGCCAACACCCGACGAGGCAGAAAGTATTGCTACGATCCGGGAAGCCCTTGACAGAGGTATTAATTTTTTGAACACCGGTGACTTTTACGGTGCCGGCCATAATGAAATGCTGGTAGGAAAGTCCATTAAAGGAAGGCGCGACGATGCCTTCATCAGCGTAAAATTTGGCGCTATTTTTCACAATGGCCAGTGGCTGGGAATGGATCTGCGACCCATCGCTATTAAAAATTTTATAAACTTTTCTCTGACCCGTTTGGGTATTGAAACCATTGACCTCTACCAGCCTAGCCGTATGGATAACAGCGTGCCGGTGGAAGACATCATCGGAACGGTCGCCGACCTGGTTAAGGAAGGTAAAGTGCGTCACATTGGTGTTTCGGAAATTACGGCTGAACAACTTCGTAAAGCCAACAGCATACACCCCATAAGCGCGCTGGAGATTGGTTATTCGCTGGCTGAACGTCAGATAGAAAATGAATTGCTGCCAACTGCTAAGGAATTAGGCATTGCGACAGTGGCCTTTGCCAATACCGCCGAAGGCTTATTGACCGGTGACATGAAAGCTCCACTTCCAGAAAATGATTACCGTAACCATTTCTCTCGTTTTAAGGGTGAAAACTTAATTAATAACCTCGAAAAAGTCGAAGTCTTAAAGCAATTAGCCAGCAATAAAGGCTATACGCCAACACAGATTGCGATAGCCTGGGTGAAGGAGCAGGGCGAGCATATTATGCCATTGGTAAGCATGAGCCGCAGGTCACGGTTGCCGGAAAATATAGCAGCAATGGATATTGAATTTACACAGGAAGAAATGACAACCCTAAACACTACTTTTGCAATAGGCGCTATACTTGGCGGCACTTACTTACAACGCTAA
- a CDS encoding AraC family transcriptional regulator, with the protein MTSPAEILQGVIFYSYLSAERKEKVCFWNHHTLVLQVSGQFMLETSAQNISMTGGEMLLIGRNQLGTLTKSPVPGGTVPGGMVPGGNYETIVISLQEDLLRKIALEEKLGADRKYIGPPNILIPSNEFLQGYFQSIVPYARNSGAAMTDEMGILKVKEGVKLLLLAMPGLCNFLFDFSEPYKIDLERFMVSNFHFNVPIEKFAQLTGRSLAAFKRDFLKTFGAPPRQWLQDKRLTEAKHLIETKHQKPSAIYLDLGFESLSHFSHSFKKKFGMAPTALNYDISSK; encoded by the coding sequence ATGACGAGTCCAGCAGAAATTCTTCAGGGAGTGATCTTTTATTCTTACCTCTCCGCTGAGCGGAAAGAGAAAGTATGTTTCTGGAACCACCATACCTTAGTATTGCAGGTTTCGGGACAATTCATGCTGGAAACATCCGCGCAAAACATTTCGATGACCGGAGGAGAAATGCTGTTGATAGGAAGAAATCAGCTGGGTACGCTCACTAAATCACCGGTGCCCGGAGGCACGGTGCCCGGAGGCATGGTGCCTGGCGGGAACTATGAGACTATCGTGATATCCCTGCAGGAAGACCTGCTGCGCAAAATCGCGTTAGAAGAAAAGCTCGGAGCGGACCGGAAATACATCGGTCCGCCCAATATCCTGATTCCTTCCAACGAATTCCTGCAGGGATATTTTCAATCAATTGTTCCGTATGCCCGAAACTCCGGAGCAGCCATGACAGACGAAATGGGTATTCTGAAAGTGAAGGAAGGAGTTAAATTACTACTACTTGCCATGCCCGGACTTTGCAATTTTTTATTCGACTTTTCAGAACCTTATAAGATCGACCTGGAAAGGTTCATGGTCAGTAACTTCCATTTCAACGTTCCTATTGAAAAATTCGCGCAGCTTACCGGCCGCAGCCTGGCCGCCTTCAAACGAGATTTCCTGAAAACGTTCGGCGCTCCGCCTCGTCAGTGGCTGCAGGACAAACGCCTGACCGAAGCAAAACACCTCATCGAAACCAAACATCAGAAACCCTCGGCTATTTACCTCGACCTGGGTTTTGAAAGCCTGTCACACTTCTCACATTCTTTCAAGAAAAAATTTGGCATGGCGCCCACTGCACTGAACTATGATATTTCATCAAAGTGA
- a CDS encoding histidine kinase dimerization/phosphoacceptor domain -containing protein has protein sequence MNYPGSVHFLFCLFCLYLCAGPAGAQQIPANEAIRLKKSIRLGKPDANRVKELLKLSDYYLSRTLNPKHDWDSALVLAVQAENLSEQLGYDRGKDNAIFLRGKAYTRQQKINVALPLLKNLSDTSRIKLFIELGRIKLRPTYTQKADRDSAILLFRQAETVSMEIGNRKWLEESQCLIGVAYLLSKDWQQGKAYFMKVTEARRRRGDKAGEIRALLRMATTTFCDDCRENINALERALTLSRQIGDQALEMLILMEMGYEYFQISSGDTKESEPKALQALAIQNKIGFKPLVRAYHALAEESVYKMPGEYGYLSNAYYFMSDLSQAKGDLNQKLFYILKVVKSVESSGQTEELDYAYFKLGNAYYELGQFDKSMEYHRKSLMLSHQRGMLFIQVGIASRMVVTMLKQGKATEALQFLQDITSKNLPYTYEDNLLMAHCYGACYSALNQYKLAEKYYLESVAWSKEITFGFQYSAWRRISQFYVASGQYDKADQYLKKLLAAPPKKIIPSHQIEVYLMRFKVDSAQGKYPSAIQHYQKYKALNDSVFNEKKSRQISQLSIQYETETKDQDLKLKQQAIQLLTEQSQRQQNQLQQAAIMRNSIIAGVILLILLLGLGVNRYQLKQRNNKLLEAKQIEINRKNYSLEQIVQEKDHLLIDKEQLLVDKDHLLEEREWMLKEMHHRVKNNLQIITSLLHSQGSFLKDKEALAAIRESQNRVHAMALIHQKLYQADRLSSIPMVDYIKEIVDYLIATFNRGNTIQKKITVAPIDLDVTFAVPLGLILNEAVTNSLKYAFPGDRTGILTIELIEEGSKKYRLFIGDNGVGFPLDLNPGRSRTLGMSLIRGLSEQIEGTLNISQDQGVQINLTFVEEKIARVPS, from the coding sequence ATGAATTACCCTGGGTCTGTTCATTTCCTGTTTTGCTTATTCTGCCTGTACCTTTGTGCAGGCCCGGCAGGAGCACAACAGATCCCGGCAAATGAGGCCATCAGGTTAAAGAAGTCAATACGGCTGGGCAAGCCCGATGCCAATCGTGTAAAAGAGCTGCTTAAATTAAGTGATTATTATCTCAGCCGGACACTGAATCCTAAACATGACTGGGATAGCGCACTGGTACTTGCTGTGCAGGCGGAAAACCTAAGCGAACAGCTGGGATATGACAGAGGTAAAGACAATGCCATTTTTCTTCGGGGCAAAGCATATACCAGACAGCAAAAAATTAACGTCGCTCTTCCGTTGTTAAAAAACCTGAGTGATACCAGCCGCATTAAACTCTTTATAGAACTGGGCAGGATTAAACTGCGGCCAACCTATACACAAAAAGCCGACCGAGACAGTGCCATTTTACTTTTCCGTCAGGCAGAAACAGTCAGTATGGAAATTGGTAACCGTAAATGGCTCGAAGAAAGCCAGTGCCTGATTGGCGTGGCCTATCTGCTGAGTAAAGACTGGCAACAGGGAAAAGCTTATTTTATGAAGGTGACGGAAGCTCGTCGCCGAAGGGGTGATAAGGCCGGAGAAATCAGGGCCCTGCTCCGAATGGCAACGACAACATTTTGCGATGATTGCCGGGAAAATATCAATGCACTTGAAAGAGCACTGACCCTTTCCCGCCAAATCGGTGATCAGGCGCTGGAGATGCTTATCCTGATGGAAATGGGATACGAATATTTCCAGATAAGCAGCGGGGATACTAAAGAATCGGAGCCAAAAGCGCTTCAGGCACTGGCCATTCAAAATAAGATCGGTTTTAAACCACTGGTCAGGGCATATCATGCGCTGGCAGAGGAAAGCGTTTATAAAATGCCGGGTGAATATGGCTACTTATCCAACGCCTATTATTTTATGTCCGACCTGAGCCAGGCAAAAGGCGACTTAAACCAAAAACTGTTTTACATTCTTAAAGTTGTCAAAAGCGTAGAAAGCAGCGGGCAGACTGAGGAGCTGGATTATGCCTATTTTAAGTTGGGGAACGCCTATTATGAACTGGGCCAGTTTGACAAAAGCATGGAATACCACCGGAAATCTTTAATGCTCAGCCATCAAAGGGGCATGTTATTTATCCAGGTAGGCATAGCCAGCAGAATGGTTGTGACTATGCTTAAACAAGGAAAAGCAACAGAAGCGTTACAATTTTTGCAGGACATTACGAGTAAAAACCTGCCGTATACCTACGAGGATAATCTGCTGATGGCACATTGTTACGGAGCCTGTTACAGCGCGTTGAATCAGTACAAACTGGCTGAAAAGTATTACCTGGAAAGTGTTGCATGGAGTAAAGAGATCACTTTCGGTTTTCAGTATTCTGCCTGGCGCAGGATCAGCCAGTTTTATGTCGCAAGCGGCCAGTATGATAAAGCCGACCAGTATTTGAAAAAGTTGCTGGCGGCCCCGCCAAAAAAGATTATTCCCAGTCATCAGATAGAAGTTTACCTGATGCGTTTCAAGGTGGATTCAGCGCAGGGCAAATATCCGTCGGCCATTCAACATTACCAGAAATACAAAGCCCTGAACGATTCGGTTTTCAATGAGAAAAAAAGCAGGCAAATTTCCCAGCTAAGTATCCAATACGAAACGGAAACAAAAGACCAGGACCTGAAACTCAAACAGCAGGCCATTCAGCTATTGACCGAACAAAGCCAGCGTCAGCAAAATCAGTTACAACAGGCGGCGATCATGCGCAACAGTATCATCGCGGGTGTTATTCTGCTCATCCTTTTACTGGGTTTAGGGGTCAATCGCTACCAGCTTAAACAGCGAAACAATAAATTGCTCGAAGCCAAACAAATCGAAATCAACCGTAAAAACTATTCTCTGGAACAGATTGTACAGGAAAAAGACCACCTATTAATTGATAAAGAACAGTTACTGGTAGACAAAGACCATCTTTTGGAAGAACGGGAATGGATGCTAAAGGAAATGCATCACAGGGTAAAAAATAATTTGCAGATTATCACCAGCCTGCTTCATTCACAGGGCTCCTTTCTCAAAGATAAAGAAGCTTTGGCTGCGATCAGGGAAAGCCAGAACCGGGTTCATGCGATGGCACTGATCCACCAGAAACTTTACCAGGCAGACCGGCTGTCGAGCATTCCGATGGTTGATTACATTAAAGAAATAGTCGATTATTTAATTGCTACGTTCAACCGCGGAAATACAATACAAAAAAAGATAACAGTTGCTCCAATCGATCTGGATGTTACATTCGCCGTTCCATTAGGACTGATCCTTAATGAAGCGGTAACAAATTCACTCAAGTATGCTTTTCCCGGTGATCGAACCGGCATTTTAACCATTGAACTGATTGAAGAAGGCAGCAAAAAATACCGGCTTTTTATAGGCGATAACGGGGTTGGATTTCCATTAGATTTAAATCCTGGCCGCAGCCGTACCCTTGGGATGAGTTTGATCCGTGGTTTAAGTGAACAGATTGAAGGAACGCTGAACATCAGCCAGGATCAGGGTGTACAGATTAACCTGACCTTCGTTGAAGAAAAAATTGCCCGGGTTCCTTCCTGA
- a CDS encoding sigma 54-interacting transcriptional regulator yields MQSTPNPSAIPTSACKILIVEDEYIIANDLEIILHDAGYPVIGIANSFAKALALIEQQRPDMVLLDIYLKGIETGIDLAKQLEEINIPFIYVSANDNQSVLEAVKATQPSGYIVKPFREKDVLTALEIGRYRHSHGVELNLREEKALQIALTDALSDSENWENKLLTTAKLLQKHIPFDFLTIRHQRPDTTHTFNFYRIGFDEYQILSVQAIQQMTNLRSDFQLLPLDNFIQKGPARYSGEGLNTLYQQDPYIQFLAKTFRLESALVMPFTFGNGERFIICFLNRNSEPYQSRHQALLERLEQPLLLTLERVLAYEEIARLSEKLKQENSYLQEEVKTLLNFEEIIGRSESLLHIFSLVTQVAPTDTTVLLMGESGTGKELIARAIHNQSSRKEKILVKINCATLPANLIESELFGHEKGAFTGAFEKRIGKFELAQGGTIFLDEIGELPLELQSKLLRVLQEKEIERIGGKTPIKTDVRVIAATNRNLEEEVKEGRFRMDLFFRLATFPLTLPPLRERKEDIPLLAHFFARKLAQKQKKPFLGFSDLVLSELTNYTWPGNIRELENVIEQAVILNNGQTLLALGRPLQKRSFALNPPLSQTENSKVHGQFTFSPPKDLPEMKQMQQATEREYILTVLKQTNGRIRGAGGAAELLNLRPTTLEYRMEKMGIRKTLTVQPPGS; encoded by the coding sequence ATGCAGTCAACCCCCAATCCCTCGGCCATACCAACATCGGCCTGTAAGATTTTAATCGTTGAAGATGAATATATCATTGCCAACGATCTTGAAATTATACTTCATGATGCTGGTTATCCGGTGATTGGAATTGCTAATTCATTTGCAAAAGCGCTTGCCCTGATCGAACAGCAACGTCCCGACATGGTGCTGCTGGATATTTACCTGAAAGGTATAGAAACCGGTATTGACCTGGCCAAACAACTCGAAGAAATCAATATTCCGTTTATCTATGTATCTGCCAACGACAACCAGAGCGTACTTGAAGCTGTAAAAGCTACACAGCCAAGTGGTTATATTGTCAAACCTTTTCGTGAAAAGGATGTACTAACAGCGCTTGAAATCGGACGATACAGGCATTCGCATGGAGTTGAACTGAATTTAAGAGAAGAAAAAGCCTTACAAATTGCACTTACCGACGCCTTGTCCGATTCGGAAAACTGGGAGAATAAGTTATTGACGACAGCGAAATTGCTTCAAAAACATATTCCATTTGATTTTTTAACAATCCGCCACCAGCGTCCGGATACAACGCATACTTTCAATTTTTACAGGATTGGATTTGACGAGTATCAAATTCTGAGTGTTCAGGCCATTCAGCAGATGACAAATTTAAGGAGTGATTTCCAATTGCTGCCGTTGGATAATTTCATACAAAAAGGGCCGGCGCGATACTCCGGTGAAGGATTAAACACTTTATACCAGCAGGATCCGTACATTCAATTTTTGGCAAAAACGTTCCGGTTAGAGTCTGCACTTGTAATGCCATTTACCTTTGGAAATGGTGAACGTTTTATCATTTGTTTTTTGAACAGGAATTCCGAACCTTACCAGTCCCGTCATCAGGCTTTGCTCGAGCGTTTGGAACAGCCCTTGTTGCTGACCCTCGAACGGGTATTGGCATACGAAGAGATTGCACGGCTCAGCGAAAAGCTTAAACAGGAAAATTCCTATTTGCAGGAAGAGGTGAAAACCCTGTTAAATTTTGAGGAGATTATTGGGAGAAGCGAAAGCCTGTTACACATATTTAGCCTGGTTACCCAGGTAGCTCCCACTGATACCACTGTGTTGCTGATGGGTGAAAGCGGCACCGGAAAAGAATTAATTGCACGGGCAATTCACAACCAGTCGTCCCGAAAAGAAAAGATATTAGTCAAAATCAATTGCGCCACGTTACCTGCTAATCTGATCGAATCGGAATTATTCGGCCATGAGAAAGGAGCATTTACCGGTGCATTTGAAAAGCGCATCGGCAAGTTTGAACTGGCCCAGGGCGGAACCATATTTCTGGATGAAATCGGTGAACTTCCGCTGGAATTACAATCAAAACTGCTGCGTGTACTTCAGGAAAAGGAAATTGAACGGATCGGTGGTAAAACACCTATTAAAACGGACGTTCGGGTAATAGCAGCAACGAACCGGAATCTCGAAGAAGAGGTAAAAGAAGGCCGCTTTCGTATGGATCTTTTTTTCCGGCTGGCAACGTTTCCGCTCACTTTACCCCCATTACGCGAACGCAAAGAAGACATACCGCTGCTCGCTCATTTTTTTGCGCGAAAACTTGCCCAAAAGCAAAAAAAACCATTTTTAGGATTCAGCGACTTGGTCCTTTCCGAATTGACCAATTATACATGGCCAGGAAATATCAGGGAGCTGGAAAATGTTATTGAACAGGCCGTTATTCTTAACAACGGACAAACACTGCTGGCATTAGGCCGGCCACTGCAAAAGCGTTCGTTCGCGTTGAATCCTCCGCTCAGCCAGACTGAAAATAGTAAGGTTCACGGGCAGTTTACGTTTAGCCCACCCAAAGATCTGCCTGAAATGAAACAAATGCAGCAGGCAACTGAACGGGAATATATTCTGACTGTTCTAAAGCAAACAAACGGACGTATCCGGGGCGCCGGTGGTGCAGCTGAGCTTTTGAATTTAAGGCCGACTACATTGGAGTACAGAATGGAAAAAATGGGTATCCGGAAAACGCTTACAGTTCAGCCGCCGGGTTCCTGA